From the Cucurbita pepo subsp. pepo cultivar mu-cu-16 chromosome LG05, ASM280686v2, whole genome shotgun sequence genome, one window contains:
- the LOC111794960 gene encoding stress-induced protein KIN2-like has translation MADSSQSLSYQAGEAKGQAQEKASNLMDKASDTLQSTKESIQEAGQQIAAKAHGAADALKDATTFNK, from the exons ATGGCAGACAGCTCTCAAAGTTTGAGCTACCAAGCTGGAGAAGCCAAAGGCCAAGCCCAG GAGAAGGCGAGTAATTTGATGGACAAGGCAAGTGATACACTCCAATCAACCAAGGAGTCGATACAAGAGGCCGGACAACAGATAGCGGCCAAGGCTCACGGTGCTGCTGATGCTCTTAAAGACGCCACTACCTTTAACAAATGA
- the LOC111794958 gene encoding heavy metal-associated isoprenylated plant protein 39-like, with protein sequence MACGCVTVLHKHNTFTFPPPPFSVLHGFSSYLTKMAQKVVLKVMTMTDDKSKQKAIEAAADIYGVDSIAADLKDQKLTVVGSMDAVAIVKKLKKVGKVDIISVGPAKEEKKEEKKEEKKEEKKEEKK encoded by the exons ATGGCATGCGGATGCGTCACTGTTCTTCATAAACATAATACATTTACATTCCCCCCACCTCCTTTCTCTGTTCTACACGGCTTTTCCTCATATCTCACCAAAATGGctcag AAAGTGGTGCTGAAGGTAATGACGATGACGGACGACAAATCGAAGCAGAAAGCAATCGAAGCCGCTGCCGACATCTACG GCGTTGATTCGATCGCCGCGGATCTGAAGGATCAGAAACTTACGGTGGTTGGATCGATGGACGCGGTGGCGATTGtgaaaaagttgaagaaagtAGGTAAAGTGGATATTATATCAGTCGGACCTGcaaaggaagagaagaaggaagagaagaaggaagaaaagaaggaagagaagaaagaggagaagaagtAA
- the LOC111794956 gene encoding low-temperature-induced 65 kDa protein-like produces the protein MESQQTAPHRHHAHHHDPHNVALHRSVEGEEDGQHHEKKSVLKKVKAKAKKIKDTITKHGHGHDHHEPEDHEEEEGGGAVVDPELQGAPLYEGAAMRSAMAGKGQQQDVGIGLPTEVHDQPPPAPRETASRPSAVEPNTTMSLSPWRLEEGPQAPKDKAPYPHTPHNSEVKALDPTKRGNEETGDSQTFDSFARMKLNNEDVQTRPGLASGIDEGNQRSSGEKISGVGSSMRSKAEENTDTNSSSPLEYGRKIALAVTEKLKPGEEDKALSEVISEAYNTSKEKVVKAGENQPKGKVTESEELTQRLGREDNNEGTQRYSPATSTTAATVKNMADMVRDSVGSWMGKGGDPNTS, from the exons ATGGAGTCCCAGCAAACGGCGCCTCATCGCCACCACGCCCACCACCATGACCCTCACAACGTCGCACTTCACCGAA GCGTggaaggggaagaagatggGCAGCATCATGAGAAGAAATCAGTGCTGAAGAAAGTTAAGGCAAAGGCTAAGAAGATTAAGGACACGATCACTAAGCATGGACATGGCCACGATCACCATGAGCCCGAGGAtcacgaagaagaagaaggtggaGGAGCTGTGGTGGATCCTGAACTTCAAGGGGCACCAT TGTATGAAGGCGCTGCAATGAGGAGCGCTATGGCCGGAAAAGGGCAGCAACAAGATGTCGGAATTGGATTGCCGACGGAGGTGCACGATCAGCCTCCTCCGGCTCCAAGAGAAACGGCAAGCCGTCCCTCTGCTGTTGAGCCAAACACGACCATGTCCTTGTCCCCATGGAGGTTGGAGGAGGGTCCTCAGGCGCCTAAAGACAAAGCTCCATACCCTCACACTCCTCATAATTCCGAGGTCAAAGCTTTGGATCCAACAAAAAGAG GGAACGAAGAAACAGGGGATTCTCAGACATTCGATTCATTTGCAAGAATGAAGCTCAACAACGAAGACGTACAGACCCGTCCCGGCTTAGCTAGTGGGATAGACGAAGGAAATCAGAGAAGCTCCGGGGAAAAGATCTCAGGCGTGGGTTCATCCATGCGGAGTAAAGCAGAGGAAAACACAGACACCAACTCTTCTTCGCCATTGGAGTATGGAAGGAAGATAGCTTTAGCAGTGACAGAGAAGCTGAAGCCAGGGGAGGAAGACAAAGCACTTTCAGAGGTGATATCGGAGGCTTACAACACAAGTAAAGAGAAGGTAGTGAAAGCTGGAGAAAATCAGCCCAAAGGAAAGGTAACAGAGTCCGAGGAGTTGACTCAGCGACTCGGGAGAGAGGATAATAATGAAGGAACACAGAGATACTCCCCAGCAACCTCCACCACTGCAGCGACGGTAAAGAATATGGCGGATATGGTGAGGGACAGTGTGGGGTCGTGGATGGGGAAAGGTGGAGATCCTAATACTTCATAA